CAAAATCTAAAATTAGACGAAATTACATACATAATAAATGGATGTGCAATGAAAATACACCGAACTTTGGGAAATGGTTTTCAGGAGGTTATTTATCAAAGATGTATGGAAATTGAACTCAAAAAATCAGGTTTAGGTTTTGGAAGAGAGGTAGAACAAGTAATTTATTATGAGGGAGTTGAAGTAGGAACACGAAGGGCGGATTTTATAGTTGAAAATCAGGTTGTGGTGGA
The DNA window shown above is from Anabaena sp. WA102 and carries:
- a CDS encoding GxxExxY protein: MNTSNTQNLKLDEITYIINGCAMKIHRTLGNGFQEVIYQRCMEIELKKSGLGFGREVEQVIYYEGVEVGTRRADFIVENQVVVELKAVISLEDVHLAQAKNYLVAYNFPVGLLINFGGLKLEYKKVFNPRY